A single Phragmites australis chromosome 4, lpPhrAust1.1, whole genome shotgun sequence DNA region contains:
- the LOC133916369 gene encoding uncharacterized protein LOC133916369 produces the protein MSIAKKEEVCSHQLIPRLGEPPVGVPIKKRPVSLSDKSDASGMMLSMKSSSPAKEMSVSAADACCGKESFFNIAKSDTNMITKGKGITNSHIQDHANRSFTLSMANRKGVLFNGSNEIPSCAESDRRSFASVDESQCQKNLALDLQLASPQNGKNNNYGSLVKEEKADQGLSDFSSVESHKNVQIASEMDASSNSSIGKLPNLDLNVPLDPTDSPEGFPTMHESGNGLYHRTIQHQKAQVLPAAPISTISIGLGRNIDSTLNLSNGVSQKCGSDDVTLDLQLKPPARPELGIKWKGLAPAPELSLSLFGKPMDEPKALSAPNALFNSEPAGSSIKVSEEAATPGSDKSPVEKAVTLVSCNTNPQNATSSNVCGLDKVSNSLVKKEPEESFQQHILNDAEKTQLLERQSIRLANNCAESEKTDSAPQVPSKTGFDLNSDIFPNNSIHNGLDVVTDTVLIPAESLPDIGWTEIVPAVHEVEKSVKREESTSPVVAMVSGHSAPLMAAKSLPLESNVASPAVGLCKSSSQPSIPTLEAPCSDTVCKPPASHIRAHEDMTLRPCDANEVSDALRSSSSPLAEPLVHNSQDHATVDGMSQGSAEMDCSDDDNTVSRLRITNKTHGERLGNGPTIKDGINANNLCKELKKEHDSDISSLTNKVSMEGADDDKCAKIRVNVVRHAGERGHRNEVFVNEKSEDKQSLKSGKNSPVNKTDNSIHDVKAVTGSTSTDQRRLSASQKCTSPKTESTRQSPKTLDICLEKTKSPEINSERSPHGKQAASCSEDNSKNVAVKTEHLAESEEAARQSDFHPKDSALGEDSELDEASSSQTHSECGKVKSASEKSEYDKCKPGSGKTSFVQNERDEQLVGSHWRDLGHAYVNRNERWERFMESEREKNKGEYQGGRHASDMINQQRTYHRYGGRGAGSHGHPRNFRGPRNEFEIDFVNEPISGRRRPFEDDLEHLHRISHRRRRSPPAGCLMREMDSDGFPGREIPDPRLLARGQIEDLPDDMIEERFFMPHSHRRHAQGDHGFIHRERSHSPVQRRGAPMHFHRGQSPEAMHRSPPLMRGERTFLPHRRHNRRHDSPLDQIGHDERGMQRNMRRRGMIDSHQTLEGDAFEPPLCPAYIAELHAEDELAERRYRERRGYHRSLEAAPVSDEGDQMPPYHAEDDMEFAEGGGPRALDGRFRNRLGHRAWGEQEDGYRNRGPQGWRDGDSNDSRPKRRRY, from the exons ATGTCGATAGCCAAGAAGGAAGAG GTTTGCAGTCACCAACTTATACCGCGATTGGGTGAGCCGCCGGTTGGTGTGCCTATTAAGAAAAGGCCAGTTTCATTGTCTGATAAATCAGATGCGTCTGGCATGATGCTCTCGATGAAATCCTCATCTCCAGCGAAGGAGATGTCCGTTTCAGCTGCAGATGCATGCTGTGGCAAGGAATCCTTCTTCAACATTGCTAAATCAGACACAAATATGATCACCAAAGGTAAGGGAATCACTAATTCCCATATCCAAGACCATGCCAACAGGTCCTTTACGCTGTCCATGGCCAATAGAAAAGGAGTGCTATTCAATGGCTCAAATGAGATCCCCTCTTGTGCGGAGAGTGATAGAAGGAGTTTTGCGTCGGTTGATGAATCACAATGTCAAAAAAATTTGGCTCTGGATTTACAGTTAGCATCTCCCCAAAATGGCAAAAATAACAACTATGGTTCTCTTGTGAAGGAAGAGAAAGCAGACCAGGGTCTTTCTGACTTTTCTTCAGTAGAATCCCACAAGAATGTTCAAATAGCAAGTGAAATGGATGCTTCTTCTAACAGTAGCATTGGGAAACTACCTAATTTGGATCTCAATGTGCCATTGGACCCAACTGATTCACCTGAAGGCTTTCCTACAATGCATGAAAGTGGGAATGGGCTGTATCATAGAACAATTCAGCATCAGAAAGCACAGGTGCTCCCAGCAGCACCCATTTCTACAATAAGCATTGGACTGGGTCGGAACATTGACAGTACTCTGAACCTGTCCAATGGGGTTTCTCAGAAGTGTGGGTCAGATGATGTTACATTAGATTTGCAGCTTAAACCACCAGCTAGACCTGAGCTAGGAATAAAATGGAAAGGACTTGCTCCTGCTCCAGAATTGAGTCTCTCTCTATTTGGTAAGCCCATGGATGAGCCTAAGGCTCTCAGTGCTCCGAACGCTTTATTTAATTCTGAACCTGCTGGAAGTTCCATAAAGGTCAGTGAGGAGGCTGCTACACCGGGGTCAGATAAGTCACCAGTTGAGAAGGCTGTGACACTTGTATCCTGCAATACAAACCCTCAGAATGCTACATCGTCAAATGTCTGTGGACTTGATAAAGTGTCTAATAGTTTGGTGAAGAAAGAACCTGAAGAATCATTCCAGCAGCATATTCTAAACGATGCTGAAAAGACACAACTGTTAGAACGACAAAGTATTAGACTAGCTAACAATTGCGCTGAATCTGAAAAAACTGACAGTGCACCCCAAGTTCCCAGTAAAACTGGCTTTGATTTGAATTCTGACATATTTCCGAATAACAGTATCCATAATGGGCTTGATGTAGTGACTGATACTGTCCTAATACCAGCTGAAAGTTTGCCTGATATTGGCTGGACTGAGATCGTGCCTGCTGTTCATGAAGTTGAGAAATCTGTGAAGCGCGAAGAATCCACGAGTCCTGTGGTAGCAATGGTAAGTGGTCATTCTGCACCTTTGATGGCAGCAAAATCTTTGCCTTTGGAAAGTAATGTTGCCAGCCCTGCTGTTGGATTGTGCAAATCATCCAGTCAGCCCTCCATTCCTACTTTAGAAGCTCCATGCTCTGATACTGTTTGCAAACCACCAGCCAGTCATATTCGTGCTCATGAGGATATGACATTGAGACCTTGCGATGCTAATGAAGTTTCTGATGCATTGCGAAGTTCCTCCAGTCCTCTAGCTGAACCTTTGGTTCATAATTCTCAGGACCATGCTACTGTTGATGGTATGTCACAAGGGAGTGCTGAAATGGACTGCTCAGATGATGATAATACTGTTTCAAGGTTACGTATTACTAATAAAACTCATGGTGAGAGATTGGGGAATGGCCCAACCATCAAGGATGGTATCAATGCTAATAACTTATGCAAAGAGCTAAAGAAAGAGCATGACAGTGATATTTCATCTTTGACAAATAAGGTTAGCATGGAGGGTGCTGATGATGACAAATGTGCTAAAATCAGAGTTAATGTTGTCAGACATGCAGGTGAGCGTGGGCATCGAAATGAGGTTTTTGTTAACGAAAAATCTGAAGACAAACAATCATTGAAATCAGGTAAGAATTCTCCAGTGAATAAGACTGACAATAGCATACATGATGTTAAGGCTGTCACAGGCTCCACTTCAACAGATCAGCGAAGGTTATCAGCTTCGCAAAAATGTACCTCCCCTAAAACGGAATCTACTAGGCAATCTCCTAAGACTTTGGATATCTGCCTTGAGAAGACTAAAAGCCCAGAGATAAATTCAGAAAGGTCTCCACATGGTAAGCAAGCTGCTAGTTGTAGTGAGGACAATTCGAAAAATGTTGCTGTGAAGACGGAGCATCTGGCAGAAAGTGAAGAGGCCGCTAGACAGTCTGATTTCCATCCAAAAGATTCTGCCCTGGGCGAAGACTCGGAGCTTGATGAGGCTTCAAGCAGTCAAACACATAGTGAATGTGGCAAGGTGAAGTCAGCGTCTGAAAAATCAGAATATGATAAATGTAAACCTGGCTCTGGTAAGACATCTTTTGTACAGAACGAAAGAGATGAACAGCTTGTTGGGTCACATTGGAGAGATCTGGGGCATGCTTATGTGAATAG GAATGAAAGATGGGAGAGGTTCATGGAGTCTGAGCGAGAGAAGAACAAAGGAGAATACCAAGGTGGCAGACATGCATCTGACATGATAAACCAACAAAGGACATACCACCGTTACGGGGGTCGTGGTGCTGGATCCCATGGTCATCCAAGGAACTTCAGAGGTCCAAGAAATGAGTTTGAAATTGATTTTGTCAATGAACCTATTAGTGGCAGAAGGCGCCCATTTGAAGATGACCTTGAGCACTTGCACCGAATTTCACATAGGCGGCGGCGTTCACCACCAGCCGGCTGCCTCATGAGAGAGATGGACAGTGATGGTTTTCCTGGAAGGGAGATTCCAGATCCTAGGCTGCTGGCACGAGGGCAGATCGAAGATCTCCCAGATGACATGATCGAAGAGAGGTTTTTTATGCCACATTCCCATCGACGTCATGCCCAAGGTGATCATGGATTTATTCACAGAGAGAGGAGCCATTCACCTGTGCAAAGAAGGGGTGCTCCTATGCATTTTCACCGGGGGCAATCACCTGAAGCGATGCACAGATCACCGCCACTCATGCGAGGTGAGAGAACATTCCTGCCTCATCGCCGTCACAACCGACGCCATGATTCACCTTTGGACCAAATAGGCCATGATGAGAGAGGTATGCAGAGAAACATGAGGAGGCGTGGCATGATAGATTCACATCAAACTCTGGAAGGAGATGCCTTCGAGCCACCTTTGTGTCCTGCTTACATTGCCGAACTTCACGCAGAAGACGAACTCGCAGAAAGGAGGtacagagagaggagagggtatCATCGATCCTTGGAAGCTGCCCCTGTCAGTGACGAGGGTGATCAGATGCCGCCCTACCATGCGGAGGACGACATGGAATTCGCTGAAGGTGGTGGTCCACGGGCGCTAGATGGCCGCTTCAGGAACAGGCTGGGACACAGGGCGTGGGGAGAGCAAGAAGATGGCTACAGGAACCGTGGTCCTCAAGGGTGGCGTGATGGCGACTCTAATGACAGTAGACCAAAGCGGAGGAGGTACTGA
- the LOC133916368 gene encoding uncharacterized protein LOC133916368, with protein sequence MRWPPPISHRHCLLLVFVVGLCSIPGSFSSRLVTLDTIDIFTTHEWFPSKPTVYFHCNGDNKTNLPDVKEANSIYTFKGEESWQPLTELPEKKCKRCGLYEEDTFKPDDVFDEWELCSSDFKDGKYTHFKEDQFNATFLCPNCTASVGDSRADESSTEVETKKTSVLVIIIVSVLASVIVIIALFGGYKYWQKRKRERDQARFLKLFEEGDDIEDQLGLSNEL encoded by the exons ATGAGGTGGCCGCCGCCGATCTCGCATCGCcactgcctcctcctcgtcttcgTCGTCGGCCTCTGCTCGATTCCTG GGAGTTTTTCATCGAGGCTTGTCACGCTTGATACCATTGATATATTTACTACTCACGAATGGTTCCCCAGCAAGCCAACTGTGTATTTCCATTGCAACGGAGATAACAAGACAAATTTGCCTGATGTTAAGGAGGCGAACTCGATATATACCTTTAAGGGTGAAGAATCATGGCAG CCCTTAACAGAGCTTCCAGAAAAGAAATGCAAGCGATGTGGTTTGTATGAAGAGGATACATTCAAACCTGATGATGTGTTTGATGAATGGGAGCTGTGTTCTAGTGATTTCAAAGATGGCAAATACACCCACTTTAAGGAAGACCAGTTTAATGCAACTTTCCTATGCCCAAACTGTACTGCCTCTGTTG GTGATTCTCGAGCTGATGAGTCCAGCACAGAGGTGGAAACTAAGAAGACATCCGTTTTGGTTATCATAATAGTCAGTGTTCTTGCTTCAGTCATTGTCATCATTGCCTTGTTTGGGGGCTACAAATATTGGcagaagaggaagagggagcGTGACCAAGCGCGATTCCTGAAGCTCTTCGAAGAGGGAGATGACATTGAAGACCAACTGGGCCTCAGCAATGAACTCTAA